In Corythoichthys intestinalis isolate RoL2023-P3 chromosome 4, ASM3026506v1, whole genome shotgun sequence, a genomic segment contains:
- the tlr21 gene encoding toll-like receptor 21, whose translation MAALVCHLSLLMLILVAVQMVVPYTFKNCVELRNTRKRSFKCTTREWNISVILEDLPPSVINLTILASPIKDIPDKAFVHIKDLQHLELGRNRLRTISDLSFDGLNQLKFLDLSFNNISQLRPKLFANLHNLTFLTLSGNHIKSMPVDIFSTRQHMLDTLILQSNRLTNFSEIVEAVSYLKNLKELNLCQNNLTSLLHSNISLPQSLTKLVLCKNNLDMLGCGRHFFSGIKILDLSLNSQLTTEAFQDVDLNGTNYLKLSSTKVNVTILLNISNIKAGHIDFTGTGVKTNTMLLELCKLLRSKVKSLNTLRLSNNSITNLQNDTLSQCPTIRTALDLSNNNMGNAQNKISSDCLRFIGKNKYLRKFYFEHNHLTSIASCKNVTLRFNKMEELSLRYNRILSVDSYAFYHTPNIKTLKLNINIIAFLHHEALKGLYQLENLRLDNNLLTDLFADTFEDLIVLQSLNLRNNRIAVIFNGTFLHLENLTTLDLGGNKISHIEPSGFQGLRSLSKLYLDGNNLKQIHTSLHGAFLDTLTVLDLERNLIMFPTKRVPSPFVKLSRLNDLKLGGQRPYGLTRLQHKFFRGLRNLTSLYLANNQISYIAVDAFDDLTNLIFLTLQKCCVVNIELKPGIFNSLRKLSYLSAENAGFQTFSRDVFGNLTGLQTLQLNHNGMQTLDVDVLESMSHLRYLDIRNLSLSCTCQNSLLQNWTMKNQQVQVVYLYDLPCQQGENNNFYNFNTDVCYVDLGKYLFFTTSTVVVLFTSFPLLYVLLYWKMKYGYYVFRAWFSEQWRKIKEEEENCTYDAFVSYNSSDEQWVMVQLLPNLEGNGSSLKLCLHHRDFEPGRDIVDNIVNAVYSSRKTICVISRNFLQSEWCSLEIQLASYRLFDEHRDVLLLIFLEPVSERQMSSYHRMRKVMLKKTYLQWPGWDCLNPEQAQELFWNKLRHAVKTGSKQETEEYETQASPNNDDLGDSDTQTLIPDGNYYTY comes from the coding sequence ATGGCAGCACTTGTCTGTCATCTGTCATTGCTCATGCTCATTCTGGTGGCTGTGCAAATGGTTGTGCCGTACACCTTTAAGAACTGCGTTGAACTGAGGAACACCAGAAAGCGGAGCTTCAAATGCACCACTCGAGAGTGGAATATATCTGTCATATTGGAGGACCTGCCGCCGTCCGTCATCAATCTCACCATTTTGGCAAGCCCTATCAAAGACATTCCTGACAAAGCCTTCGTCCACATTAAAGACCTTCAGCATCTTGAGTTGGGCAGAAACCGTTTGAGGACCATAAGTGACTTGTCTTTTGATGGACTCAATCAACTCAAGTTTCTCGACTTGTCGTTTAACAACATCTCCCAGCTAAGGCCCAAGCTTTTTGCGAACCTGCACAATCTCACTTTCCTCACTCTGAGTGGCAAccacatcaagtccatgccagtGGACATTTTCTCAACTAGGCAGCACATGCTCGACACTTTAATATTGCAGAGCAACCGTTTAACAAACTTCTCAGAGATTGTTGAGGCTGTGTCATACTTAAAGAATCTGAAGGAATTAAACCTTTGCCAAAACAACTTAACATCTCTGCTTCACTCCAATATTTCGCTCCCTCAATCTCTCACCAAGTTGGTCCTGTGTAAAAACAACCTAGACATGTTAGGATGCGGGCGCCACTTCTTCTCTGGGATCAAAATCTTAGATTTGTCTTTAAATTCTCAACTGACTACAGAGGCTTTTCAGGATGTGGATTTAAATGGGACAAACTACCTCAAGTTGAGCTCAACCAAGGTAAATGTGACGATCCTTTTAAATATCAGCAACATAAAAGCAGGACACATCGACTTCACAGGAACAGGTGTGAAAACCAACACTATGTTACTTGAGCTGTGCAAGCTTTTAAGGAGCAAGGTGAAAAGTCTTAATACGTTGCGTCTGAGCAACAATAGCATCACTAACCTGCAAAATGATACATTGTCCCAATGCCCAACAATCCGTACAGCCTTGGATCTATCCaacaataacatgggaaatgctCAAAACAAGATATCATCAGACTGCCTAAGATTTATTGGCAAGAATAAATATTTGAGaaagttttattttgaacacaaccACTTGACCTCCATTGCCTCTTGCAAGAATGTAACGTTACGCTTTAATAAAATGGAAGAGCTCAGCTTACGATACAACCGCATCCTCTCAGTGGATTCTTACGCTTTTTATCACACACCAAATATAAAAACCCTGAAATTAAACATCAACATCATCGCCTTTCTTCATCATGAAGCTCTTAAAGGACTCTACCAGCTTGAGAACCTACGCTTGGACAACAACCTTCTCACCGACCTTTTTGCTGACACTTTTGAAGATCTGATTGTGCTGCAATCTCTTAACCTGCGAAACAATCGCATCGCAGTCATTTTCAACGGAACCTTCCTCCATCTTGAAAATCTGACAACTCTGGACCTCGGAGGGAACAAGATTTCCCACATTGAACCCTCGGGATTTCAAGGACTACGAAGCCTCTCCAAGCTATACCTAGATGGAAACAACCTGAAACAGATTCATACATCTCTCCATGGGGCGTTTCTGGACACACTCACAGTGCTGGATTTGGAAAGAAACCTGATTATGTTCCCGACCAAAAGAGTACCCTCACCATTTGTGAAGCTTAGCAGACTCAATGACTTGAAGTTAGGTGGACAGCGTCCATACGGTCTCACCCGATTGCAACATAAGTTCTTCCGCGGCCTCCGCAACCTAACTTCTCTCTACCTCGCCAATAATCAAATCTCGTACATTGCCGTTGACGCATTTGACGACCTGACGAACCTGATTTTCCTCACCTTGCAGAAGTGCTGCGTCGTGAACATAGAGCTGAAACCGGGAATTTTTAATAGTCTTCGGAAATTATCCTACTTGTCTGCAGAAAATGCCGGCTTCCAGACCTTCTCTAGGGACGTGTTTGGCAATCTAACCGGGTTGCAGACATTACAGCTCAACCACAATGGAATGCAAACACTCGATGTAGATGTGTTGGAAAGTATGTCTCATTTGCGATACTTGGACATACGCAACCTTTCGCTCAGCTGCACATGCCAGAACAGTTTGTTGCAGAATTGGACAATGAAGAACCAACAGGTCCAAGTAGTGTATCTTTACGATCTTCCTTGCCAGCAGGGGGAAAATAATAACTTCTACAACTTCAACACAGATGTCTGCTATGTCGACCTCGGCAAGTATCTCTTCTTCACCACGTCAACTGTGGTAGTGTTGTTCACATCCTTTCCGCTGCTTTATGTCCTACTTTATTGGAAAATGAAGTATGGCTACTATGTGTTTCGCGCCTGGTTCAGTGAGCAGTGGCGCAAgatcaaagaggaggaggaaaacTGTACATATGATGCTTTTGTTTCCTACAACTCCAGTGACGAACAGTGGGTCATGGTGCAGCTTTTGCCCAACCTGGAGGGCAACGGCTCGTCTTTGAAACTCTGCTTGCATCATCGCGACTTTGAGCCAGGTCGGGATATTGTAGACAACATTGTGAACGCCGTGTACAGCAGTCGCAAGACCATCTGTGTCATTAGCCGAAATTTCCTCCAAAGCGAATGGTGCTCCTTGGAAATCCAGCTAGCCAGCTACCGGCTTTTCGACGAGCACCGCGACGTTCTCCTGCTCATCTTCCTAGAACCAGTCTCCGAGCGTCAAATGTCCTCCTACCACCGCATGAGAAAGGTCATGCTGAAGAAGACGTATCTGCAGTGGCCCGGCTGGGACTGCCTAAACCCCGAGCAAGCTCAAGAGCTGTTCTGGAATAAGCTGCGTCATGCAGTAAAGACAGGGAGCAAACAGGAGACTGAAGAATATGAGACTCAGGCATCTCCTAACAATGACGATTTGGGAGATTCTGACACTCAGACTCTGATACCGGACGGAAACTACTATACATATTAA
- the pafah1b3 gene encoding platelet-activating factor acetylhydrolase IB subunit gamma, translated as MSADEWNPAATPTACEDTQGDGRWMSMHNRFLSDSKDKEPEVLFVGDFLVQLMHQFGVWRQLFSPLHALNFGVGSDATQHVLWRLTNGELDHISPKIVVLWVGTQNRGHTAKQISGGIMEIVQVIKNKLPHAHTLVLGLLPRGKSPNPLRERNTEVNRLVREAVSCLPHASFLNVDPGFVHSNGSISHQDMYDYLHLTPQAYQAVCEPLHAHLKSMLDRSAEN; from the exons ATGAGCGCCGACGAGTGGAACCCGGCCGCCACACCCACCGCCTGTGAGGATACCCAGGGAGATGGGCGATGGATGTCTATG CACAATCGCTTCCTGTCAGACAGCAAAGATAAAGAACCAGAGGTCCTCTTCGTTGGTGACTTTCTGGTGCAACTCATGCATCAGTTTGGT GTGTGGCGGCAACTCTTCTCCCCACTGCACGCCCTTAATTTTGGGGTGGGCAGCGACGCCACACAGCACGTGCTCTGGAGACTGACAAATGGTGAACTGGACCACATAAGCCCAAAG ATTGTCGTTCTTTGGGTGGGGACCCAAAACCGGGGACATACTGCCAAGCAAATTAGCGGGGGCATCATGGAAATCGTCCAAGTGATCAAGAACAAGCTGCCGCACGCTCACACACTCGTACTC GGACTCCTACCGAGAGGTAAATCCCCAAACCCGCTGCGGGAGCGTAACACTGAGGTCAACCGGTTGGTGCGGGAAGCCGTCAGCTGCCTCCCTCACGCCTCCTTTCTGAACGTTGACCCGGGCTTCGTGCACTCCAACGGTAGCATCTCTCACCAGGATATGTACGACTATCTTCACCTGACCCCGCAGGCCTACCAGGCTGTGTGTGAGCCGCTACACGCTCACCTCAAGTCCATGCTAGACAGGTCTGCTGAGAACTGA
- the ceacam1 gene encoding carcinoembryonic antigen-related cell adhesion molecule 1: MEAPLVCIVIISVLAYTTDHVRAQGISASENPIPVGTNVTLFSDHPVNTGAWIFNNEILVLLFPGGQIITPNFIDRVGFNPNTSSLTVISARLEDSGTYSLQDVTSDASQLELSVQEPISNVSLTTNGTDLVESNDTAVLTCAAATGTSLHYTWLNDTSEVVFDSFVQLSADSSQLTIIQVTRYDEGPFRCNVTNGVSNEISPPVTLNISYGPTNAIVSVTPEVDTHIEGSNITLLCSAESKPAATIHWMVDGMDLNHSEAELNLTTATESHSGDYQCLLYNSVTSRFSSASAMIRIIAPITAVMVNDMGMAAVAGMPFTLNCHVSGEAETILWWMNSDTVSADNTTIFGAGNKTLTLHPVYPSDTGLYMCHAFNAVSNMTSDTYYLEVNFGPDKPMITAPSVALTGSEVFLNCSSTSNPPSTYSWSFNDTEVATTANYLAGPLTLNMSGTYTCMAFNNITGRNSSAYHMLTVLAPVTMANVTAPATHPILNGTFNLTCEAEGSIESITWRHNGALLYTNGTRSLTMNNATLTFEPLMLSDNGIYTCEAYNPLSNFTSENYNLNVIFGPGVPNVTKPLEALEGTSIQLNCSAMSYPPSQYTWFFDGTPVANTSVYLTPALSQNMSGTYTCEARNTITGENSSADTMLTVIEEIKDVRINVPTHPPVEGYNYTMTCNVSGPVDQVLWLKNGQLIVADDRVMMSIDNLTVTFEELHRNDTGQYHCYAINRVQTMASHPHILDVNFGPDTPLINGGPLIAAKGESVKFTCSAVSRPGSHFSWWYNMSLVANSSVLAIDSVMLNMSGHYTCKAQNPVSGKNSSSSLMLQVIEDINSVRVEQNTIPIEGENFTLTCEVDGPYTSIQWRKDDEDLPSNKSTTNHSHYYIHENRLHFAPLTRYDDGTYMCVASNLLGRQGSPPYELLVNYGPVSVTIIGPDISPTEFAISIECVADSRPESEYQWFLNDAELPSFTESLIEIPVVNSNFTCKATNPVTNITMSKTKFFSSASGLNCPSQKILVIVSVFIMSLPLLFR; this comes from the exons ATGGAAGCTCCGTTAGTATGTATTGTCATCATATCGGTGTTAGCTTACACAACAG ATCATGTGCGCGCTCAGGGTATATCTGCCTCGGAGAACCCAATACCCGTGGGGACAAATGTCACTCTTTTCAGCGACCACCCAGTCAACACAGGAGCATGGATTTTTAACAACGAAATTTTGGTCTTACTTTTCCCTGGAGGGCAAATCATCACTCCCAATTTTATAGACAGGGTGGGATTCAATCCCAACACCTCATCGTTGACTGTGATTTCGGCCAGGCTGGAAGATTCTGGGACATATTCGCTTCAGGATGTGACTTCGGATGCTTCCCAGTTAGAGCTGTCGGTTCAAG AGCCCATTTCAAATGTTAGCTTGACCACAAACGGCACTGACTTGGTGGAGAGTAATGACACGGCGGTGCTTACCTGCGCTGCAGCCACGGGCACCTCTCTGCACTACACCTGGCTTAACGACACGTCGGAGGTAGTGTTCGACAGTTTTGTCCAGCTTAGCGCCGACAGctcccagctcaccatcatccaGGTGACGCGGTACGACGAGGGACCGTTCAGGTGTAACGTGACCAATGGCGTCAGCAATGAAATCAGCCCACCTGTAACATTGAACATCAGTT ACGGACCTACAAATGCCATCGTTTCAGTCACTCCTGAGGTGGACACCCACATAGAAGGCTCAAACATAACCCTGTTGTGCTCAGCTGAGTCAAAGCCTGCAGCGACAATCCATTGGATGGTAGATGGGATGGATCTCAACCACTCTGAGGCAGAGCTTAATTTAACAACGGCCACAGAGAGCCACTCAGGAGACTACCAGTGTCTCCTGTACAACTCTGTGACATCCAGATTCAGCAGTGCCAGTGCAATGATCAGAATCATAG CACCAATAACAGCCGTGATGGTGAACGACATGGGCATGGCGGCAGTGGCTGGGATGCCCTTCACCCTTAACTGCCATGTGAGCGGAGAAGCAGAAACGATCCTGTGGTGGATGAACAGCGACACGGTGTCTGCTGACAACACCACGATCTTTGGTGCAGGGAACAAGACGCTAACTCTCCACCCAGTCTATCCCTCTGATACTGGCCTGTATATGTGTCACGCTTTCAACGCTGTGAGCAACATGACCAGTGATACATACTATTTGGAAGTTAACT TTGGCCCAGACAAACCAATGATCACAGCACCATCTGTGGCCCTGACTGGAAGCGAGGTGTTCCTCAATTGTTCCAGTACCTCCAATCCTCCGAGTACATACAGCTGGAGCTTTAATGATACCGAGGTGGCTACCACAGCAAATTACCTGGCAGGACCGTTGACATTAAACATGAGTGGGACGTACACCTGCATGGCCTTCAACAACATAACCGGGAGAAACAGCAGCGCTTACCACATGCTTACAGTCTTGG CACCGGTGACCATGGCTAATGTAACGGCACCAGCTACACATCCTATCCTGAACGGCACGTTTAATCTTACCTGCGAGGCAGAGGGAAGCATTGAGTCCATTACCTGGAGGCACAATGGAGCTCTGCTGTATACAAACGGAACCAGGAGCCTTACCATGAATAACGCTACCCTCACCTTTGAGCCTTTGATGCTTTCAGACAATGGGATTTACACATGCGAAGCGTACAACCCTTTGAGTAACTTCACCAGTGAAAATTATAACCTCAACGTCATAT TTGGACCCGGAGTGCCAAATGTGACGAAACCTCTTGAGGCCCTGGAAGGAACCAGCATCCAACTCAACTGCAGTGCCATGTCTTACCCTCCAAGCCAGTATACTTGGTTCTTCGATGGCACCCCTGTGGCCAATACCTCGGTGTACCTAACACCTGCTCTTAGCCAGAACATGAGTGGGACATACACCTGTGAGGCACGCAACACCATCACGGGTGAAAACAGCTCCGCTGACACCATGCTGACTGTTATCG AGGAAATCAAGGATGTACGCATCAATGTTCCCACACATCCTCCCGTGGAAGGATATAACTACACCATGACTTGTAACGTGTCCGGGCCTGTTGACCAAGTCTTATGGTTAAAGAACGGACAGTTGATAGTCGCGGACGACAGGGTCATGATGTCCATTGATAACCTGACTGTCACTTTTGAAGAGCTGCACCGGAATGATACTGGACAATACCATTGCTATGCTATTAATCGGGTTCAAACCATGGCGAGCCATCCTCACATACTCGATGTAAACT TTGGACCAGACACACCATTGATCAATGGTGGTCCATTGATTGCTGCAAAGGGAGAATCGGTAAAATTCACCTGCTCTGCTGTGTCGCGGCCTGGTAGCCACTTCAGCTGGTGGTACAACATGAGCCTTGTTGCCAACAGTTCAGTGTTGGCAATTGACTCTGTAATGCTAAACATGAGTGGACATTACACATGCAAGGCCCAAAATCCTGTGTCAGGGAAAAACAGCAGCAGTTCACTGATGCTGCAAGTCATTG AGGACATCAATTCGGTGAGGGTGGAACAAAACACTATTCCCATTGAAGGAGAAAACTTTACGCTCACCTGTGAGGTGGATGGCCCTTACACATCCATTCAGTGGAGGAAGGACGATGAGGATCTCCCATCAAACAAGTCCACCACCAATCATTCGCACTACTATATACATGAGAATCGGCTTCATTTTGCACCCTTGACGCGATATGACGACGGAACATACATGTGCGTTGCCAGCAATCTGCTTGGTCGTCAAGGAAGTCCCCCGTACGAGCTCCTGGTTAACT ATGGGCCAGTCAGCGTAACTATCATTGGGCCAGATATCTCTCCAACAGAATTTGCCATTTCCATTGAGTGTGTCGCTGATTCGCGACCAGAAAGCGAGTACCAGTGGTTTCTTAATGACGCAGAGTTACCGTCCTTCACCGAGAGTCTCATTGAAATCCCGGTGGTGAATTCCAACTTCACATGCAAGGCCACGAATCCAGTGACCAATATCACCATGTCTAAGACCAAGTTCTTTA GTTCTGCTTCTGGCCTTAATTGCCCTTCCCAAAAAATCCTTGTGATTGTAAGTGTTTTTATAATGTCTTTACCACTTCTCTTTCGCTGA
- the si:dkey-250k15.4 gene encoding uncharacterized protein si:dkey-250k15.4 → MRHTEVGQFSSTCKCHLENSMHKIKRLKSRKERSQKRSGGQDPCRVNSQQHGCCLQGNLDIRHLHTCSQNTCKRDLVSPPPVPVTRAPTQEASLITASRLISHRGIFNHQVKSLDIQRLLLDKKERTTKEAKTSSPLFNDASGPHEEPQATEAAEESKEKSQTSEVILDQREKEPSLLITSDESPVVKRTITRPGPKLPSSVECSPERKKLPEPRKPPSLIRRRHVAMKTGVDSPAQKEGIAPKSVSAVARRLCNSLRFPLLRQRDLVAESREVLLRALREAHGKHLQQNLKHLHSGTDLHPQPKGDVHKQKAKRKKRQWTPAPFPVDSGHDIHFKSEGNALFENKRKGKKHLRWDLSSPPQQRLDQTTAWPTSPVDTSTGHLDEIFRLRTSPEFHIDFSPSPTVTHQLFIQSKKPPVHFFGETHTKFEPFGDCYAQQSTSWSQPSYIQISPGQELKFRYSPGQHIPLKNDASFERQEYPFTPIFSSHALFSPPGHHYMQPYILESPSPIFTSMTRPKRWPFSPRKLY, encoded by the exons ATGAGACACACAGAAGTGGGCCAATTCAGCAGCACCTGCAAGTGCCACCTGGAAAACAGCATGCACAAAATTAAACGACTAAAGTCGCGTAAGGAGCGCAGCCAGAAAAGAAGCGGCGGCCAGGACCCCTGCAGGGTCAACTCGCAACAGCACGGCTGCTGCCTTCAGGGCAACCTGGATATTCGACACCTGCACACTTGCAGCCAAAACACCTGTAAGAGGGACCTCGTGTCGCCGCCTCCAGTCCCAGTCACGCGCGCTCCCACGCAGGAAGCCAGTCTCATCACAGCGTCCCGCCTCATTAGCCACCGGGGGATCTTCAACCACCAGGTGAAGTCCCTCGATATCCAGCGCCTGTTACTGGATAAGAAGGAGAGAACAACCAAGGAAGCAAAGACGTCGTCTCCCCTTTTCAATGATGCCAGTGGACCCCATGAAGAACCTCAAGCCACCGAGGCCGCTGAGGAGAGCAAGGAGAAAAGTCAAACATCAGAAGTGATCCTGGACCAAAGAGAAAAAGAGCCGTCTTTACTTATTACCTCTGACGAGAGCCCGGTTGTGAAGAGGACAataacacgtccaggcccaaagCTACCCTCTTCCGTAGAGTGCTCGCCTGAGAGAAAGAAGCTCCCTGAGCCACGAAAACCACCCAGCCTGATACGGCGTCGGCATGTTGCCATGAAAACCGGGGTTGACAGTCCAGCCCAAAAAGAAGGCATCGCCCCAAAGTCAGTCAGCGCGGTGGCGCGGCGCTTGTGCAACTCCTTGCGCTTCCCTTTACTTAGGCAGCGGGATCTGGTGGCAGAGAGCAGGGAAGTACTGCTGCGAGCCCTGCGGGAGGCACATGGCAAACACCTTCAACAGAACCTCAAACACCTGCACTCGGGCACTGACCTTCACCCTCAACCCAAGGGAGACGTCCACAAGCAAAAGGCAAAGCGGAAAAAACGGCAGTGGACGCCAG CACCATTTCCAGTCGACTCTGGACATGACATACATTTCAAAAGTGAGGGCAATGCCCTTTTCGAAAACAAAAGGAAGGGAAAAAAGCACTTGCGCTGGGATCTCAGTTCACCGCCACAGCAGCGCTTGGACCAG ACTACAGCTTGGCCAACCAGTCCCGTGGACACTTCGACGGGTCACTTGGATGAAATCTTTAGGCTTCGCACCTCACCAGAGTTCCATATAGACTTTAGTCCTTCCCCTACAGTAACTCACCAGCTGTTCATTCAGTCTAAGAAACCACCAGTGCACTTCTTTGGTGAAACTCACACCAAATTTGAACCCTTCGGGGACTGCTATGCGCAGCAGAGTACGAGTTGGTCGCAGCCGAGCTACATTCAAATCAGTCCTGGCCAAGAGCTGAAATTCCGATATTCACCTGGGCAACACATTCCCCTTaaaaatgatgcttcatttgaaCGTCAAGAGTACCCCTTCACCCCCATCTTCTCCTCTCATGCTTTATTCTCCCCTCCCGGCCACCATTACATGCAACCTTACATTCTTGAGAGCCCGTCACCTATATTCACATCCATGACACGACCTAAACGCTGGCCCTTTTCCCCCAGGAAACTGTACTAA